A stretch of Christensenellaceae bacterium DNA encodes these proteins:
- the purD gene encoding phosphoribosylamine--glycine ligase encodes MYKILIVGGGGREHAILWKLKQSGRPVELYCAPGNGGTAQIASNVAIKADDVDGIVRWAKQNEIDMVFVAPDDPLALGMVDALTAAGIRAFGPTKAAAEIEWSKSYSKWLMKKYGIPTADFEVFDDAAQAVAYLGTSKYPTVVKADGLALGKGVLICENFEQAKQAVEDIMLDKKFGNAGARVVIEEFMTGPEVSVLSFCDGKTILPMVSAQDHKRAYDNDEGLNTGGMGTFAPSPKFTNDLQEYAQKEIFEKTVQALNAEGREFKGIIFFGLMLTPDGVKVLEYNARLGDPETQSVFMLLETDLLDVIDAVIDGTLDRVSLSWKDESAVCVVMASGGYPQKYENGKLIEGLDNVDEGVVVFHAGTKAENGDCYTNGGRVLGVTATGKDIAEAREKAYANVEKISFDGAHYRTDIGIK; translated from the coding sequence ATGTATAAGATATTGATAGTAGGCGGCGGTGGCCGCGAGCATGCGATTTTATGGAAGCTGAAGCAGAGCGGCAGGCCGGTGGAGCTTTATTGCGCGCCGGGAAACGGTGGTACAGCTCAGATAGCAAGCAATGTGGCGATCAAAGCGGACGATGTTGACGGAATCGTCAGATGGGCAAAGCAAAACGAAATAGATATGGTATTCGTCGCGCCGGACGATCCGCTTGCGCTGGGCATGGTGGACGCACTTACGGCGGCGGGAATCCGCGCGTTTGGACCGACCAAGGCGGCGGCGGAAATTGAATGGTCAAAATCATATTCCAAATGGCTAATGAAAAAATACGGCATTCCTACCGCGGACTTCGAGGTTTTTGACGATGCGGCGCAGGCGGTTGCATATCTGGGAACGTCAAAATATCCGACAGTAGTCAAGGCTGACGGCCTGGCCCTCGGAAAAGGGGTACTCATCTGCGAGAATTTTGAGCAGGCGAAGCAGGCGGTAGAAGATATTATGCTGGATAAAAAATTCGGTAATGCGGGAGCGCGTGTTGTGATTGAGGAATTTATGACAGGCCCAGAGGTATCTGTGCTTTCGTTCTGCGACGGTAAGACCATCCTGCCGATGGTTTCCGCACAGGATCACAAACGGGCGTATGATAACGACGAGGGATTGAATACGGGAGGCATGGGAACCTTTGCGCCGTCACCCAAGTTTACGAATGACCTGCAGGAATATGCGCAAAAGGAAATTTTTGAAAAAACAGTTCAGGCATTAAACGCGGAGGGCAGGGAATTCAAGGGCATTATTTTCTTTGGCCTAATGCTCACGCCCGACGGGGTAAAGGTGCTGGAATACAACGCGCGGCTGGGGGATCCGGAGACGCAATCGGTGTTTATGCTTCTTGAAACGGACTTATTAGACGTTATCGACGCAGTAATCGACGGCACGCTTGACCGCGTATCGCTCAGTTGGAAAGATGAGAGCGCGGTATGCGTGGTCATGGCTTCTGGCGGCTATCCGCAAAAGTATGAAAACGGTAAGCTGATCGAGGGGCTGGATAATGTGGACGAGGGAGTGGTCGTTTTCCACGCCGGCACAAAGGCCGAAAATGGCGATTGTTATACAAACGGCGGACGGGTGCTGGGTGTAACGGCGACAGGAAAAGATATTGCCGAGGCGCGCGAAAAGGCGTATGCGAACGTAGAAAAGATCTCTTTTGACGGGGCGCACTACAGGACGGATATTGGAATTAAATAA
- a CDS encoding RNA methyltransferase, which produces MNYRCYASCAFGMEGILANELRDFGFEDVSAQDARVYFNTDMRGIARANVFLRTADRIYWILGEFEAVSFEQLFEGVAAIPFGDILPSDARFPVDGNAVHSKLGSVSDVQSISKKAVVRAMQRVYKQERFPENGNIFNIYVNILKDHVTVALNTSGAGLNRRGYRLKNAQAPLKETLAASLIMISKWRTRDFYDPLCGSGTIAIEAAMMASHMAPGIKRRFDAQSYDNEFKKAFQLEREYAKSLVTSPQMQIFASDIDRKSLDLAREHAHNMDVAQWIRFDRRDVREFEQPDRPASVITNPPYAVRMGEQKEVAALYRDMGKAFLPLTDTLVFVITADEQFENKYGAKADKRRKLYNGNLKCTYYQYFRKKRE; this is translated from the coding sequence GTGAACTATCGCTGTTATGCATCGTGCGCATTTGGCATGGAGGGGATCCTCGCAAATGAATTACGCGATTTCGGATTTGAGGATGTCAGCGCGCAGGACGCGCGGGTTTATTTTAATACGGATATGCGGGGAATCGCCAGAGCAAATGTTTTTTTGCGTACGGCAGACAGGATTTATTGGATATTGGGAGAATTCGAAGCGGTTTCTTTCGAGCAGCTTTTCGAGGGAGTGGCCGCGATTCCTTTCGGTGATATTCTGCCGTCCGACGCGCGTTTTCCGGTAGACGGAAATGCGGTGCATTCCAAGCTCGGAAGCGTATCGGATGTGCAGTCGATCTCGAAAAAGGCGGTTGTGCGGGCTATGCAGCGCGTATATAAGCAAGAACGTTTTCCGGAAAACGGAAATATTTTCAATATCTATGTCAACATCCTGAAAGATCACGTTACGGTGGCGCTCAATACGAGCGGCGCTGGCCTTAACAGGCGTGGCTACCGGTTGAAAAACGCACAGGCGCCCTTAAAGGAAACGTTGGCGGCATCCCTGATCATGATTTCCAAATGGCGTACAAGAGATTTTTACGATCCCTTGTGCGGAAGCGGAACGATTGCGATCGAGGCGGCGATGATGGCGAGCCATATGGCGCCGGGTATAAAGCGCAGGTTCGATGCGCAAAGCTATGATAATGAATTTAAAAAAGCGTTCCAGTTGGAGCGGGAATATGCGAAGAGCCTGGTTACTTCGCCGCAAATGCAGATTTTCGCGAGCGATATTGACCGCAAGAGCCTTGATCTCGCGCGCGAGCATGCACATAATATGGACGTTGCGCAGTGGATTCGCTTCGACCGCAGGGATGTGCGGGAATTTGAGCAGCCGGATCGTCCGGCATCGGTGATTACCAATCCTCCGTATGCCGTGCGCATGGGGGAGCAAAAGGAAGTCGCCGCCTTGTATCGGGATATGGGCAAGGCGTTTTTGCCGCTTACGGATACTCTTGTATTTGTGATTACGGCGGATGAGCAATTCGAAAATAAATACGGCGCCAAGGCAGACAAACGCCGGAAACTTTATAACGGCAACTTAAAATGTACTTATTACCAGTATTTTCGCAAGAAGCGCGAATGA
- a CDS encoding phosphohydrolase: MITFNDIKENVKIRTLVEKANENLETLGYTDHGPRHVGYVSRIAGEILEKLGYNEREIELAKIAGWTHDVGNMINRKLHPLTGATMLFDELQEIGMDFKDVCDICTAVGSHDEETGAPVSTISAALIIADKVDAYKKRVQKADPNDIHDRVNLSIYETDVRVSQEKNQITFELKMKEHATPMEFLQIYLKRMQMCEDSARFLGCTFKLVINGLVMNKIGGHQA; encoded by the coding sequence ATGATTACTTTTAACGATATAAAAGAAAACGTGAAGATCAGGACACTGGTGGAAAAAGCGAATGAAAATCTGGAGACTCTTGGCTATACGGACCACGGACCGCGTCATGTAGGGTATGTCAGCCGGATCGCCGGAGAGATCCTCGAGAAACTGGGGTACAATGAACGTGAGATCGAGCTTGCGAAGATTGCCGGATGGACACACGACGTAGGCAACATGATTAACCGCAAATTGCACCCGCTGACCGGAGCGACGATGCTCTTTGACGAATTGCAGGAGATCGGTATGGATTTCAAAGACGTTTGCGATATTTGTACGGCGGTCGGTTCCCACGACGAGGAAACCGGCGCGCCCGTCAGCACCATATCTGCGGCGCTGATCATTGCGGACAAGGTGGACGCCTACAAAAAGCGCGTACAGAAAGCGGATCCAAACGATATTCACGACAGGGTCAATCTTTCCATTTATGAAACGGATGTACGGGTTTCCCAGGAAAAGAACCAGATTACCTTTGAACTCAAGATGAAAGAACACGCGACGCCCATGGAATTCCTGCAAATTTATTTGAAGCGCATGCAGATGTGTGAGGACAGCGCGCGTTTTTTGGGGTGCACGTTCAAGTTGGTGATCAACGGGCTTGTCATGAATAAAATCGGAGGGCATCAGGCGTGA
- the ydfM gene encoding putative transporter YdfM, translated as MEDRFSAGKKVAALGIAINILLLIFKLTAGYAAGSQAMIADGFNSLGDVFASTVTLLGSLYAAKPKDADHVWGHGKAEYIASMIIGFSMIVMAIYTISGSVDSLMTRASLEFSWWLVGVAAVTIGAKACLYVFCIKKSKQYQSVLIKANAQDHRNDVFVTSGTLAAIFLSVGGLHWVDGVIGIAISCWIIYSGFVIVRESAGVLMDTGSDAGTLNEYKEEILQIEGIDHIDSVSTKPVGAKIILIVKISVDKDMTVIASHKIAKAIELEMLKNRPEIDDVIVHINPDLPHQ; from the coding sequence GTGGAAGATCGTTTCTCAGCGGGGAAAAAGGTTGCGGCGCTTGGAATCGCAATTAATATTTTGTTATTGATATTCAAGCTGACAGCCGGATACGCCGCGGGGAGCCAGGCGATGATTGCCGATGGTTTTAACAGCTTGGGAGATGTTTTTGCGTCCACCGTTACGCTTCTTGGAAGTTTGTATGCAGCGAAGCCCAAAGATGCCGATCACGTCTGGGGACACGGCAAGGCGGAGTATATTGCGTCCATGATTATCGGTTTTTCCATGATCGTGATGGCAATCTACACCATAAGCGGATCGGTCGACTCGCTCATGACGCGGGCCTCGTTGGAATTTTCATGGTGGTTGGTCGGCGTAGCGGCGGTAACGATCGGAGCCAAAGCGTGCTTATATGTTTTTTGTATCAAAAAGAGCAAGCAATACCAGAGCGTGTTGATCAAGGCGAACGCGCAGGATCACAGGAACGATGTTTTTGTAACATCGGGAACGCTGGCCGCTATTTTCCTAAGCGTCGGCGGGCTGCACTGGGTGGACGGCGTGATTGGTATTGCGATCTCCTGCTGGATCATTTATAGTGGATTTGTGATCGTCAGGGAATCGGCAGGCGTCTTAATGGATACCGGCAGCGACGCAGGAACGCTCAATGAATATAAAGAAGAAATATTGCAAATCGAGGGGATCGACCATATAGACAGTGTTAGTACAAAGCCTGTTGGGGCGAAGATTATACTGATCGTAAAGATTTCCGTCGATAAGGATATGACAGTAATCGCAAGCCACAAAATTGCAAAAGCGATTGAGCTGGAAATGTTGAAAAACAGGCCGGAGATAGACGACGTTATCGTCCATATCAATCCGGATTTGCCGCATCAATGA
- a CDS encoding methyltransferase, with protein MSKQYEALAGVYDALMYDAGYDEWAEYIADLLCRAGVGPGERVLEYACGTGNITLRLARAGYRMTATDISEEMLFLAQEKTRRSAARVEYACADMCEFALNKPVKAAIAACDGVNYILEQERLEAFFAQVYHNIQPDGVFLFDISSAHKLKHVLGNEFYFDDGDEETYFWQNTYDDQTGLLKMDITLFVAEEGTYRRFDERHMQRAWKNREITDMLESAGFGEVRSYAFLSTEQANERCDRIQFAATRRQ; from the coding sequence TTGAGTAAGCAGTATGAGGCTTTGGCGGGCGTCTACGACGCCCTGATGTACGATGCGGGTTATGATGAATGGGCGGAATACATTGCCGATTTACTGTGCCGCGCGGGAGTCGGACCGGGCGAGCGCGTGCTGGAATACGCCTGCGGAACGGGAAATATCACTTTGCGGCTGGCGCGGGCAGGGTACCGTATGACGGCGACGGATATTTCAGAGGAAATGCTCTTTTTGGCGCAGGAGAAAACGCGCCGCAGCGCGGCGCGGGTGGAATACGCTTGCGCTGATATGTGTGAATTCGCGCTTAATAAACCGGTAAAGGCCGCCATAGCGGCGTGTGACGGTGTAAACTATATATTGGAGCAGGAACGTCTTGAAGCTTTTTTTGCGCAGGTTTACCATAATATTCAGCCGGACGGCGTTTTTCTCTTTGATATAAGTTCGGCGCATAAGCTTAAACATGTGCTCGGCAACGAATTCTATTTTGACGATGGAGACGAAGAAACCTATTTCTGGCAGAATACGTATGACGATCAAACGGGGCTGCTTAAGATGGATATTACGTTGTTCGTGGCAGAGGAGGGAACCTACCGGCGATTTGATGAAAGACATATGCAGCGCGCGTGGAAGAACAGGGAAATTACAGACATGCTGGAAAGCGCAGGATTCGGCGAGGTGCGTTCTTACGCTTTCCTTTCAACAGAGCAGGCGAATGAACGCTGCGACAGGATACAGTTTGCGGCGACAAGGAGACAATAA
- the hslO gene encoding 33 kDa chaperonin, with protein MSDILIRAMVNNEVAVCACEVSDMAEQARVIHNTLPVGTIILGRVLAAGTMMASMMKNKDDKFTLMLSGGGPAGTVMVVGDAQLHMKAYIANPQVNTPPSERGSFNIADAVGKDGFVTVIQDIGMKEPYIGKTPIVSGEIGEDIAHYFLTSEQQPSIVYVNTWLETDMSIVNAGGIIVRPMPDCSEETLRAIEERVPEITNFAMYMLSDSVENVLKKLFEGLDLKILDSAQPVLQCDCSKQRLEQMVISLGKKEIQDMIDKDQGAEIVCRFCNKKYWFDAQELEALLDKATKE; from the coding sequence ATGAGTGATATTTTAATCAGGGCGATGGTCAACAACGAAGTAGCGGTATGCGCGTGCGAGGTATCCGATATGGCGGAGCAGGCGCGCGTGATCCACAACACGCTGCCGGTGGGAACGATAATCCTCGGCAGGGTGCTGGCGGCGGGAACGATGATGGCGTCGATGATGAAAAACAAAGATGATAAATTTACGCTGATGCTAAGCGGCGGCGGACCTGCCGGCACGGTTATGGTCGTCGGCGACGCGCAGCTCCATATGAAAGCTTATATTGCCAACCCGCAGGTCAATACGCCGCCGTCGGAAAGGGGATCTTTCAATATCGCAGACGCGGTCGGTAAGGACGGCTTTGTGACCGTAATCCAGGATATTGGCATGAAAGAGCCGTATATTGGCAAAACGCCCATCGTGAGCGGCGAGATCGGAGAAGATATTGCGCATTACTTTTTAACATCCGAGCAACAGCCGTCGATCGTCTACGTAAACACATGGCTGGAAACGGATATGAGTATTGTAAACGCCGGCGGTATTATCGTTCGCCCGATGCCGGACTGCAGCGAGGAAACGCTCAGGGCAATCGAGGAACGGGTGCCGGAGATCACGAATTTTGCGATGTATATGTTGTCGGATTCGGTGGAAAATGTACTGAAAAAACTCTTTGAAGGCCTTGACCTAAAGATACTTGACAGCGCACAGCCTGTTTTGCAGTGCGATTGCTCTAAACAGCGTCTGGAGCAGATGGTTATTTCACTCGGAAAAAAAGAGATACAGGATATGATAGACAAGGACCAGGGCGCGGAAATCGTGTGCAGGTTCTGCAATAAGAAATATTGGTTTGACGCGCAGGAATTGGAAGCTTTACTGGATAAGGCCACAAAGGAATAG
- a CDS encoding FAD-dependent oxidoreductase, with product MKNYDVVIIGGGISGIMSAYRLTEKNPALKVALLEKGHTITKRICPIIKKTADHCIKCASCAIMEGMAGAGAFSDGKYVISTEYGGWLTDFLEPETVIDYIEQADKLLVSFGATTERFMPNNDLKSECLKYDLHMSQAQLKHLGTDENFDTMRKMIEHIAEKCDIFTDTGVIDVDASRHIVYAESKKEKLEFAAKDIIFAVGRVGSQFFAGWCKKNNVGLTNNQVDIGVRVELPSSVWEHFSRCIYEPKIWYRSKAYGDTTRMFCFNEKGSVVTENTNGVLTVNGHSYRDQSRKTGNSNFALLTTIRFTEPFKEPIEYARHVASLANLISGDSVLVQRFGDLLAGRRTDQNRLAQSTTRPTLKAVPGDLSLCLPKRQLDNIIETLYALDKVAPGTANYDTLLYGIECKYYSARPYANDFELDGFSRVYATGDGAGFTRSLSQAAANGLYVADKILGRN from the coding sequence TTGAAAAATTACGATGTCGTCATCATCGGCGGCGGAATCAGCGGCATTATGTCCGCGTATCGGCTCACCGAAAAGAATCCCGCTCTCAAAGTGGCGCTGCTGGAAAAGGGCCATACGATTACCAAGCGTATCTGTCCGATTATCAAAAAAACAGCCGACCATTGTATCAAATGCGCTTCCTGCGCGATTATGGAGGGCATGGCCGGAGCAGGCGCATTTTCGGATGGGAAATATGTCATTTCCACCGAATACGGCGGCTGGCTGACCGATTTTCTGGAACCGGAAACAGTAATCGATTATATCGAGCAGGCAGATAAGCTGCTTGTTTCCTTTGGGGCGACTACGGAACGTTTCATGCCGAACAACGATTTAAAGTCGGAATGTTTAAAGTACGACCTGCATATGTCGCAGGCGCAGCTCAAACATCTTGGTACGGATGAGAATTTTGATACGATGCGTAAAATGATCGAGCATATTGCTGAAAAATGCGATATTTTTACGGATACCGGCGTCATAGATGTTGATGCTTCCAGGCATATCGTATATGCCGAATCCAAAAAAGAAAAATTGGAGTTTGCTGCCAAAGATATTATTTTTGCCGTCGGTCGTGTCGGCAGTCAGTTTTTTGCAGGCTGGTGTAAAAAAAACAACGTCGGCCTCACCAATAATCAGGTCGATATCGGCGTACGTGTAGAACTTCCTTCCAGCGTATGGGAACATTTCTCGCGCTGCATCTACGAACCAAAGATCTGGTACCGCAGCAAGGCGTACGGCGATACCACACGTATGTTTTGTTTCAATGAAAAAGGCAGCGTGGTAACGGAAAATACCAACGGCGTGTTGACAGTCAACGGGCATTCTTACCGCGATCAATCGCGTAAGACCGGCAATTCCAATTTTGCCCTTTTGACCACGATACGTTTTACGGAGCCTTTCAAAGAACCTATAGAATATGCGCGCCACGTTGCGAGTCTTGCCAACCTGATCAGCGGCGACAGCGTGCTTGTGCAGCGTTTCGGCGATCTTCTGGCCGGACGCAGGACGGATCAGAACCGTTTGGCCCAGTCCACGACCCGCCCCACCTTAAAGGCGGTTCCCGGGGACCTGAGCCTGTGCCTGCCCAAACGGCAGCTCGACAATATCATCGAAACGCTTTACGCGCTTGATAAAGTCGCTCCCGGCACCGCGAATTACGATACGCTTCTTTACGGGATCGAATGTAAATATTATTCCGCGCGTCCTTACGCAAATGATTTCGAGCTTGACGGCTTTTCCCGCGTTTATGCCACTGGCGACGGCGCAGGATTTACGCGCTCCCTGTCTCAGGCGGCGGCAAACGGGCTTTATGTCGCGGACAAAATTCTGGGCCGTAACTAA
- the dapA3 gene encoding 4-hydroxy-tetrahydrodipicolinate synthase, producing the protein MIFQGSAVALATPFTTNGINFSELERLIEFQISNDTDALLVCGTTGEPSTMTMDEQHDVIKFAVEKTDKRIPVIAGVGGNNTAHVITCAKIAQDLGADALLAVTPYYNKCSNAGLLAHFTALADATDLPVILYNVPGRTGVNICPAVYEELCCHDKIAGIKEASGNISQIAEVARLTRGKAALYSGNDDHVVPLLSLGAAGVISVVANIMPKYMHNMVMNYLDGKTDSARDMQLEVNPLASAMFMEVNPIPIKTAMRLMGFDMGPLRLPLTEMSPANLDALKAQMRQYGLIG; encoded by the coding sequence ATGATTTTTCAAGGATCCGCCGTTGCGCTCGCTACGCCTTTTACGACGAACGGCATCAATTTCAGCGAACTGGAGCGGCTGATCGAGTTCCAAATATCAAACGACACGGATGCCCTACTCGTATGCGGCACGACGGGCGAACCCTCCACAATGACCATGGATGAGCAGCATGACGTAATCAAATTTGCCGTGGAGAAAACGGATAAGCGGATCCCTGTGATCGCGGGCGTGGGCGGCAATAATACGGCGCACGTCATTACATGCGCGAAGATAGCTCAGGATCTCGGTGCAGACGCGCTTTTGGCCGTTACCCCCTACTACAACAAGTGCAGCAACGCAGGCCTGCTCGCGCACTTTACCGCGCTTGCGGACGCTACGGACCTGCCTGTCATCCTCTATAACGTACCTGGCAGGACAGGCGTCAATATCTGCCCCGCCGTATATGAGGAGCTTTGTTGCCATGACAAGATCGCAGGCATCAAGGAAGCGAGCGGTAATATTTCGCAAATTGCCGAGGTTGCGCGCCTGACGCGCGGAAAGGCGGCGCTTTACAGCGGCAACGACGACCATGTCGTTCCCCTGCTTTCCCTGGGCGCTGCCGGCGTGATCTCCGTCGTCGCCAATATCATGCCAAAATACATGCACAATATGGTGATGAATTACCTTGACGGCAAGACGGATTCCGCAAGGGATATGCAGCTTGAGGTCAATCCTCTGGCCTCGGCTATGTTTATGGAGGTCAATCCTATCCCCATCAAAACGGCAATGCGTCTCATGGGCTTTGATATGGGCCCTCTGCGCTTGCCCCTGACGGAAATGTCTCCTGCCAATCTCGACGCGCTGAAAGCGCAGATGCGGCAATACGGACTGATCGGATAA
- the asd gene encoding aspartate-semialdehyde dehydrogenase — protein MRKFNVAVVGATGMVGRKFLQVLEERQLPVENYYLFASARSAGKKVDFMDKEYTIEELTETCFDGKDIDIALFSAGGGTSEKFAPCAVKAGALVIDNSSAWRMDPKVPLVVPEVNPEDIKWHNGIIANPNCSTIQAMVALKPLDDKYKIKRVVYSTYQAVSGAGMGGYSDLENGINGDAPQKFPYPIFGNCLPQIDVFDEDDYTKEELKMVNETRKILHNDDMRITATTVRVPVFHGHSESINVEFEKDYDLDDLKKTLADFPGLIVMDDVKKGESKGIYPMALDIAGKDEVYVGRIRRDRSVDSGVNLWVVADNIRKGAATNAVQIAQVWMDMQSK, from the coding sequence ATGAGAAAGTTTAATGTTGCCGTTGTCGGCGCAACGGGAATGGTCGGAAGAAAGTTCTTGCAGGTTTTGGAAGAGCGTCAGCTCCCTGTCGAGAATTACTACCTCTTTGCAAGCGCGAGGAGCGCCGGTAAAAAGGTCGACTTCATGGACAAGGAATATACGATAGAAGAACTCACGGAAACGTGCTTTGACGGTAAGGATATTGACATCGCTTTATTTTCCGCAGGCGGCGGCACAAGTGAAAAGTTTGCGCCGTGCGCTGTCAAAGCAGGCGCGCTTGTCATCGACAATTCCAGCGCATGGCGTATGGACCCGAAAGTCCCGCTTGTCGTGCCGGAGGTCAATCCGGAGGATATTAAGTGGCATAACGGTATCATCGCCAACCCGAATTGTTCGACGATTCAGGCAATGGTCGCCCTAAAACCGCTCGACGACAAATATAAAATTAAACGTGTTGTATATTCAACGTACCAAGCTGTTTCCGGCGCAGGTATGGGCGGTTACAGCGACCTTGAAAACGGTATCAATGGGGATGCCCCACAAAAATTCCCCTATCCGATTTTTGGAAACTGCCTGCCGCAGATCGACGTCTTCGACGAGGACGATTATACAAAGGAAGAACTTAAGATGGTCAACGAGACGCGCAAAATTCTTCATAACGACGATATGCGCATCACTGCGACGACGGTCCGCGTACCCGTTTTCCACGGTCACAGCGAATCCATCAACGTTGAGTTTGAAAAGGACTACGATCTTGACGACCTGAAAAAAACGCTGGCGGACTTCCCCGGCCTCATCGTTATGGACGATGTGAAGAAAGGCGAAAGCAAGGGCATATATCCGATGGCTCTCGATATTGCCGGCAAAGACGAGGTATATGTCGGTCGAATCCGTCGGGACCGTTCCGTTGATTCCGGCGTGAACCTCTGGGTTGTTGCCGACAACATCCGCAAGGGTGCGGCAACGAACGCCGTCCAGATCGCGCAGGTCTGGATGGATATGCAAAGTAAATAA
- a CDS encoding peptidase, with translation MRVRPLAEECLEELKKIRRELHRIPEYSFDVFKTTAYLTEYLKKLEPDVLTSCAGTGIKAVFRAPNPRKTVAIRADIDGLRVPEHTGCEFASVHENMMHACGHDGHMAIALVCAALVSRARESLKYNYVFLFQPAEETVGGAQPMIEGGALSDPRVDEIYGIHLWPDVPLGMIGMKQGPIMAQMCDFNIDITGKGGHGAKPQDANDALVAAAQLITAVQTIVSRNIDPYETAVLTIGRAEGGKARNVICETVHLEGTMRGFEARVMDTIKQRLHELLEGLRVSYGVRCEYFEPMSYPAVVNDESLFRAAYGKFSADEVEIVKPFMMAEDFSNYQRQIPGLYTFVGIGESKDTPPLHASNFDFNEQALLNGVEYFLRVTDFE, from the coding sequence GTGAGAGTAAGACCGCTGGCAGAGGAATGCCTGGAAGAACTAAAAAAAATACGCAGGGAGCTGCACCGGATTCCGGAGTATTCGTTTGACGTTTTTAAAACGACCGCGTATTTGACGGAGTATCTGAAAAAGCTCGAGCCCGATGTACTTACATCGTGCGCGGGAACAGGTATAAAGGCGGTTTTTCGTGCCCCGAACCCGCGGAAAACGGTAGCGATCCGCGCGGATATTGACGGACTGCGCGTGCCGGAGCATACCGGCTGCGAATTTGCATCGGTGCATGAGAATATGATGCATGCCTGCGGACATGACGGACACATGGCGATCGCGCTTGTGTGTGCAGCCTTGGTGAGCAGGGCGAGGGAATCTTTGAAATATAATTATGTTTTCCTGTTTCAACCGGCGGAAGAGACGGTAGGCGGCGCACAGCCGATGATCGAGGGCGGCGCGCTTTCCGATCCGAGGGTGGACGAAATATACGGCATTCACTTGTGGCCGGATGTACCTCTGGGAATGATCGGCATGAAGCAGGGACCGATTATGGCGCAAATGTGTGATTTTAATATTGATATTACCGGCAAGGGCGGTCACGGCGCAAAGCCGCAGGATGCCAATGACGCGCTTGTTGCCGCCGCCCAGTTGATCACCGCAGTACAGACGATCGTTTCACGCAATATCGATCCGTATGAAACCGCCGTTCTGACAATCGGCAGGGCGGAGGGCGGAAAAGCCAGAAACGTTATTTGTGAAACGGTCCATCTGGAGGGAACGATGCGTGGTTTTGAGGCGCGCGTCATGGATACGATCAAGCAAAGGCTGCATGAGTTGCTTGAGGGATTGCGTGTTTCGTACGGCGTACGCTGCGAATATTTTGAACCGATGAGCTATCCGGCGGTAGTAAACGATGAAAGCCTGTTTCGTGCCGCGTACGGTAAATTCTCGGCCGATGAGGTTGAGATCGTAAAGCCGTTTATGATGGCGGAGGATTTTTCGAATTACCAGCGCCAGATCCCGGGGCTTTATACTTTTGTGGGCATCGGCGAAAGCAAGGATACGCCGCCGCTCCATGCAAGCAACTTTGATTTTAACGAACAGGCACTGTTAAATGGTGTAGAATACTTTTTGAGGGTCACGGATTTTGAGTAA